From the Exiguobacterium marinum DSM 16307 genome, the window AGTCGGAGATTCCGAGTGAGCAAGTGGGGGAGCTGGTGATGAATGAACTGGCGCGTGTAGATGAAGTCGCATATGTTCGATTTGCCTCAGTTTATCGCCAATTTAAAGACATCACGGTGTTCTTTAAAGAACTTGAAGATTTAATGAAGCAAGAAAATTCGACCAACTAAAGGGCGGCCTGCTGGTCGCCCTTTTTCAAGGGAGAGAGCCATGGAGAAAGAACGTACAATTTTTGGGACAGACGAACTATTGATTATGAGTACAGGTCTTGTCGACCGTGAATCGTATCAGTCCCTCTATCACCTATATCAACCGGTTATCGGGGTGAAGGCGCTCGCGCTTTATCAGACGCTATGGAGCGAATTGAAGCCCGGTAAAATGAAATCGAACTATATGTCACACAGTGCATTGTGTGAGATGTTAGAGTACTCAATCAATGAATTGACCGATAGTTTATTTCGGCTAGAAGCAATCGGATTAGTACGTACCTACAAAACGAAAGATGCCCGATTAACTCAATACGTTTATCAGTTGCGAGTTCCGCTCGCACCGCACACGTTTTTAAATGATGGGCTGTTATCAAGCTTCCTTTTTTATAAAGTTGGAGAAGTGCGTTTTAAGCAACTGCAAGGACGTTTTACAATCGACCCATTGCCGGCCGGTATCGTCGAAGTAACGAAAGACTTCAATGAAGTGTTCGACGTCAAAGGAGTCAATCACCGGGCGTTCACTCAAAAGAATTACGAAAAACCGGATCGTGCGAAGATTGAAATTAACTATTCGTTCGATATGGGCATTGTGAAAAAACTGACGAATTTCCCAGTTGGCTTTTTTACAAAAAAATTAGATGAAACAATTACGAAACTTGCGTATGTTTCTCAACTCGATGAAGAGACGATGGCCGAGATGTTGAAAGAATATTTTGTCCACGAAGCATATCTTCCGCTCAGTGAACAAGAAAAACGGGACGGCTGTCGTCAAATGGTATTGCAGCTGAAGAAGAAACAGACCCGTCACCGAAAAGAGAAAACGGTGGAACTTGAGGAGACGAAGCTTGGGGATCTTCATGACCCAGAGGTGATGGAGTCCGCGCACCCTCATCAATACGTG encodes:
- a CDS encoding DnaD domain protein produces the protein MEKERTIFGTDELLIMSTGLVDRESYQSLYHLYQPVIGVKALALYQTLWSELKPGKMKSNYMSHSALCEMLEYSINELTDSLFRLEAIGLVRTYKTKDARLTQYVYQLRVPLAPHTFLNDGLLSSFLFYKVGEVRFKQLQGRFTIDPLPAGIVEVTKDFNEVFDVKGVNHRAFTQKNYEKPDRAKIEINYSFDMGIVKKLTNFPVGFFTKKLDETITKLAYVSQLDEETMAEMLKEYFVHEAYLPLSEQEKRDGCRQMVLQLKKKQTRHRKEKTVELEETKLGDLHDPEVMESAHPHQYVSTLRKTPQLSKSDEQLVIELVDTLGLAPGVINALFYYCIEVKKQTRLNENYVLRIATSWKTAGYTNAKEALEREETQDALIEKKQQKRENGQRTTVGSRRKNQQGDMPKWLEDEAKQQRSYDQARKKELESSVPDDAELVKLLNELKEKG